Part of the Orcinus orca chromosome 5, mOrcOrc1.1, whole genome shotgun sequence genome, agaacCAATTACTACCTGGACTTCTCTGTGAGGAACTGCTCCAGTCACCACTTTCCCAGGCACTCTCACGTGAGTATAATCAGCCTCTGTGAAATACTAGGTAACATTTAGAGACCacttactatgggccaggcaactttctaagtgctttacgtaTGTGACCTTATTAACCCACCACCACCCTATGAAGGAGGTACTATTTTTATTCCcgatttacagatggggaaactgaggcacagagaagttaagtgaatcATGAGAGTATCATGTATATTATAGAATTATATATGCTATATACCTCAACACCAGGTTCTTTACCCATTAGGATTAAAGACTTAGCTAAAACTAATAACTTGCTTGTATTAAGAACTGACACCCAAGAGTGCTTTCACTCACTTCACCTCGTTTACTCCACTCAGTGACCCCATTTGATAAACGAGGAGGTAACTGAGGCTCAACAGAGggaggtgtgttagtttctgctttataacaaagtgaatccgttatacatatacatatcttcccatatctcttccctcttgcgtctccctccctgcctgatGTTCACAACTGAGCTGAGGTTAGAATCCAGTCCTCCAGTTGCTCAATCGATGAGATTGCTCCCCTAGTCACTTATACTTTGATACTCAGGTACCTGCAGGAAGATCTCCTTAATAACACTCAGCATTTGTATGGTGacttacagtttacaaagcacccATGTTATTGCCTCATTGGAGCCCTGTGACAAGCCCTCTGAGGAGAAGCAAGTGTTTGCCTCCATTTGCCTGGAACAAGATGGTCTAGAAGTTTAAACACTTGCCTAAGGGCACTTAGCTAGAAAGTGTTAGGACACAGGATGTTAATGGTGGCCTTTTGATTTCAAGTCCAGGAATTTTCTGAGGTTTAATAACACATTCTCCAGGACGGAAAGAAAGGAGGCATTCATTCGTTCCTTCTCTCACTGTTCAACTTTTCAACCTCAAGCAGTTCTAGAATCCTGCTTAATAGCTACCAGGAAAGACACCCCACCTCCTCCATTTCCATCCCCAACAAACCCCTATCTTGGTGTAGGTAATGCAAACCCAGTAGAGAAACATGGCAGCTGGAGAAGAGGAGCTCAGTGCTAAGTGTTTTCCagcatattatctcatttaattaagCCTTCCCACAACGTGTGGATAGGTAAGGTAGCATTGTGCTCACTTTCTAAAGACAAATCCAGAAATTTTATGTAACTTGCTTAAACTCACAACCAGTAAATGGCAAAGCCAAGATTAACATaggtctgtttgactccaaaaCTGTCCTCAGATCCTCAATGCTTAACAGTCTCTTCTAAAAAAAGAGTTTTCTTCTTGTCCTAGTCTAACGTTGACAGCTGGGTATTGGGGCCTCTGGGGCATAGCGGTGCCAACCAGTTGTAGCCTCGGTACCTAGGGTAGGGCCAGCAGACAGTCACTTTGACAGGGTCTGTGCAAACCCACTTTTATACTGGCTCCCTTCTTCCCAACATTTTCTTCCAAGGGCCCGGTTTAGGTTGTGCAAATCCCTCTTCTGCACCACTCTTCACTCTCTCTAGACACAGGCAACTCAGGTCTTCATGCAGAAGATTGGGCTAAAGGCAAGGTATCAATGATGCAGAGTTCCTCCTACAGCCCATGGGGAAGCCCAGCGCGGGGGACCACTCATGGAAGGGAACCACTGCAACTTGGAATGAAACCCTTCAGAACGTACACTTTCCCTGAAGTGTTGACTAGGAAAAATGGTTAAATAGCTGATGGAGATATTTGATAATATTACCCTGATTTTTCGAAAGCCTGTTTTCCTTTCCCAAATGTCTGGAAGTTCACAACAAGAGCTGGGCACCTTCATaccacctgcacacacacactcaaatacacatacacagacactaACAGGTTTATCTCTTCTTTATAGATCTTTGGATTCTGCAGAGCAGATCTGTCCTATGATGTAGAAGACTCTGACTTGGAAACCCCAAAAGACATTGTCATAAACTGTGAAGTTTTCAATCTTAAGGTGGGTTGCTTAAGTAGGCTTTCTCATGAGCAGTGCCAAACTAAGTGATATTTTCACACATATAGTGTATTTTGTTCTTATGGCTGTTGGTGTAtattgtgtgtgtgagagagagagacagagacagagagagagagaatagggagagggagagagagagatgatggaTGAGAGATGGGGGGgaggagaaatagagaaaataggcCCCTGGGAAAGTACAATTgttgatatgacaccaaaagtatgaaTTTTTCCCCAAGAATTGAGGGTAAGATTTGCCAGAAAAGTAAAATCATGATCAATTCAATCAACCTCTAATGAATTTGAAAGTGGCCCTTGTAGTCAGGATTCCAGTGCTGACACTTAATAATTCCTAGCTTTTATTATTAGGCATAGAACCTAAGAAGAATGAATTAGCCTAAAATTTACTATATAAAGGTACATGAAATAAGATTCAAAACAATATTTTACATATGTCCCAGAAAGTTTTGTTCTATACCAAGATATTCTTCACAGTATTTTTTACATcagcaaaaaaaacacacacaaaacaaaaaaaaaaccctgagtataatccaaatgtccatgtACCAACCCTCACCCCCAAAATGGAGGGGGCAGGCTTGTCACCATGAACATGGCTCCACAAGTGCAAAGAGGTAAGTGCTCATCCTTTAGGAGTAGGAGATGTTTGTACCATAAAGCCTCAACTCTTGAGAATATAAATTACAAAGCGCTAGTTTCCCAAAGGTTGATCTATAGATGagtatcattttataatataatttcacCAGATTATGTTGAAATGAGAAGAATAATAATAAGGAAAGTTTTCATAATACAACATTTATTCCATCAAAAGGAGTATCCTTTACTCTGAGATTAACTTTCTGACTCGTGTTATCAAAGTATTATTCCTATTGTGAAATAATAATGGTGGTAGATGAtagttttgttcatattttaaatgcCAAGTTGGCTAGATAAGAATTCGAGGAACCATTTTTTTGGgtctcctatttttaaaattagttgtgAAATCCAAAAGTCTGGAAACCATTGgtgtaaattaaattaaacatctAACTTCTTTTGTGTTACAGGATGATATTCACTCTTCTGTGTCCTTCACCAGGAACATACAAACATCAGTGGTGTGAAGCATCGTTTGGGCCATGCCCTCCAACCTGGTGAGCATTCTCCTGCTGGCAGGACTCCATTTAAGCCCAATGGATCTAGAGATCACCATAATCCCCACGAGTCACATAACTTTAGATGCCCACCTCCTCTAGAAGACAAAAATTACTCAGACAGTCCACCATTTTGAGTAGGAGTTCCTCTACCATTGCCCCGTCCAGGGTCAAGATGCCATCACCCTCATTTTGACACCAGTGGGACCCATGGGCCCCCTCATGATCATAGTTCAGGTGAGTGCTATCCACACACACATCGTCCTCACAGTCACCATCCCCATGGCCACCATCCCCATGGCCATGATTTCTACGACCATGGACCCTGTGACCCACCACCCCATAGCCAAGGTCCCCAAGACCACCATCGCCGAGGCCATGGCCCACCACCTAGGCACTCAGAAGAAAGAGGTCCAGGTAAAGGACCTTCCATTGGAGACAAATTGAATATGTTCACTGACTCCCTCCACTAAAGAAAGGTGAAGTTCTCCCTCTTCCCGAAGCCAATTTTCCCAGCTTCTCATTGCCAAACCACAATAATCCCCTACAGCCAGAGATTCAGGCCTTCCCCCAATCAGCCTCTGAATCATGTCCAGGAGAATTCAAGAATGAGTTTCTACAAATCTCAAAGTTTTTTTGCATATACAgttctaaaataaaatctgatttccaaacttccctggtggcacagtggttaagaatctacctgccaatgcaggggacacgggttcgatccctggtccgggaagatcccacatgccatggagcaactaagcctgtgtaccacaactacttagcgcacaggccacaactactgaagcccacgtgcctagaggccgtgctccacaacaagagaagccaccacaatgagaagcccctgcttgcctcaactagagaaagcctgcatgcagcaacgaagacccgacacagccaaaaataaatttttaaaaaagtaataataaaaaaaaagtaaaatctgatTTCCTTATGGGAAAAATGAATCATGTCCTAGAttagaaacataaataaaatgtgaccAGTAACAAATGCAAAATGACAAGTTATTTTAACCTTATATTCATACTCAGCATCGGGAAAAATATGAGTGGGGGTGGAAATGGCATGAGAAGAGGGAGACAActggaaaggagaggaaagatcTAAGCACTACAGATTAGAAGTTAAGTCCATCACTGCCTATTACATCACTTGAGGCAAATCTCTGATCCtcagaatttctttcttcctgaactTCACTCCTTTAATTCTAGCGTCTTTTCTCTACTAGCACTTATGCTGAGGTTGGGCCTACCAAGAAGGAATGTATTCTCACTTAAAGGATTATTCTTATAAAAGGGACCCAAATTCTCTTCCACTTGTTTTTTCCAGCCCATTTGTTTTTTGGAACAAATTAATTTCGATTTCAGGTTGATGTCCTAACTGAGCTAATGGGAAATTTAACCTCAGTCCTTCTTGGAGTTCCTGCTACTTCCCACACGAAGTGGTGCCGAGTTTTACTCTCATAGTGCCAAGGTGTTTGGGTGGTGGGCATGAGAAGGaggtctgattctttttttttttttttttttgcggtacgcaggcctctcactgttgtggcctctcccgttgcggagcacaggctccggacgcgcaggctcagcggccatggctcatgggcccagccgctccgcggcatgtgggatcttcccggaccggggtacgaacccgtgtcccctgcatcggcaggcggactctgaaccactgcgccaccagggaagcccagaggtctGATTCTTCATCACTAATCCACCAGGTCCCCCGGCTGAGGGATGCTTACTACCCTGTTCACATCTCTCTTTAGGTCTCGTTTATCTGCTTCTTCTGTACCAAACTGGGATATAGGAGTCTCCGTAAGATGCTAATGGACATGACTGCCAAGAGACACCATATGGCTGGTCTCTCCCTGAGATCTTGCTGCCTCCAAGCTACAGCCCCAGAAAGCAGGACAGAGGTGTCCTCTGCTTCACAAGTCCTctgttcttctcttctcttctccccagGCTAGGGACACTCTAGTCTCAGATAACTTCTCTTTATTCGTTTTTGCTCAAAAGACTCCTTTCTCACACTTggatcctctttctttctccttcttcccaaACAAGTCTCAAGCATAGACACAGGCTACTAAGACTTTAGATTCTCTCTACCTGACTTAGTGAAGCAGTTTCAGGTGTATGGTGTTGGCAGAAGTTAGATTCTAACAGCAGGGCTGCGGGTGGGGTAGGAAAAAAAGCTAAGGGTGAAAGCAACTAAGCTCTTAGACTGGGAAGAAGGAGAAATACGCAAAGATGGAGAAGCTGAAGCtgagagagtgaggggatggCTGAAGGTGCACGGTCCACGAGTTGGAAAGGAATACACGGCCGATCACAGTGGTGTTTCAAGTGAAAACTCAAAAACAGTGTTTTCGAACCTAAGTTTGTGTGCCTGACGCACtgtgaagccaaaaaaaaatgtcagagtttggatcagagaaaggtttattagTTGAGGAGGCGCCAGCGTGGAAGATGGGACTTTTCTCAAATTTATCTTCCTGGCTGGCCGGGGTACAAGGTTCTGAAAGGCAAAAAAGTAAAGGGGAGGGGATCTTTGTGATTTTCGCTTCCTGATAAGACCTCGGTTGCAGACATCCTGGCGCCATCTTGTGACTCGATGTGTTCTTGGTGATTGTGATTGATCTATGTGTTCCTGCAAAGCAAATTAGTCAATGGTGGTCTTGTGATCCCTTAACTTCTTTCTAGGAGAGAGCAACAGCGATGGTGgaggcattttattatttcttagagCCTTCGTGATGGTTCAGGAGTTTCGATTCTTAATTGACCCTCCCAGGGTCATCAATTTTAAGCCCGCTTGGAGCCAGCTGGTTTAAGCCACAGGACAGTTTGGGGTCATAAATCAAGGCATTAGTTTAAACTAACAGCCATGGCTAAGATTATGTTGGACttgatttttcttcctctgcattccctcacttccctagtTAGTAACTGTTCGAATCtgtctttggaactcagggaaggtctaggagactAAAACCTttttacaaacaagaggcaggcagaggacatgcgGTGGGGGTCtggtcctgggaaggccccaaaGGGTCCTGTTCAGTTACAACTGGACTTGGCACTGTATACAGGTGTATAACTGATAGGAAAGAGTGACTTTGAAGGACACTGATCTGAGTTCTAATCCAAGTCCCACAATTTACTAATTATAACAAACATTAAAGAAGCATTCGAATACTTTTTAGCTATCatatgacaacaacaacaaaaatctagaAAAGGAGCAATCAGTGGTATATTGTCTAAACCTCTAGAACAATGTAAGGTCCCTAAAGTAAGTAGGAATCCTTTCTTACCCCATTATTCACCTGTAGCAACTATTTGCGtattatgaatgcatttaattaaATGAATTGAGAGCATTCAATCCTATGTTTCCCAGGAAGTAGTTTTAATAACTCAAGCAATATTTGTGAAAGgacttaataaaaattataaaacactgctcAAATGCTTCTGTGGGTTATTAAGCTATGTGTTTTTTTGGTCTTCCTGGATTTCACCTTTTTCCACTCCCTGTGTCCATGCCTTCATGGAGGAATGTGATTCTGCAGGGCTGGCGTTCAGCAGGTGCCACCCTAGTTGTCTATGGCTGGTGACTCTTCTGACTGGTTGTTGTATCTGGTCTGATTGGTCAGTGCTTTCGTCATATTAGTTATTGAATACTTAGAGTATCAACACTGTGGCTCCAGGAAATGAAGTCTAGCTGCATtccaaggaggaaagaaaaatgggtTGCCACCATTACTATTATTTAGAGAAGAAAGATGAGGCCCAAAGACGTTTAATTCCTTTCTTAGGATCTTACAGTCAGTAAATTGTGGGTCTGGGATTACAACCCAGATCAGCCTCCTCCAAAGTCACATTCTTTGCTACTTATTATATTTCCTGTATACACTGCCAAGtcctgtgtttttaaattttttgtcagttttattgagaaataattgacatacatcactgtgtaAGTTTGTGTTCTGCATGATGCTTTGATATACATAAATGTGAAATGATGATCACAgtaggtttagttaacatccatcatctcatatagatacaattaaaaaaaaaagaaaaaaattcttcttgcGACGAGAACCCTTAGGATCTACTCTTAATGACTTTCCTATATATCACACAGCAGTGTCAGCTATATAGTCACCATGATGTGCATTATAGCCCTAGTGCTTATTTATCTCATAACTGAACGTTTGTGTCTGTTGAGCACCTTCCTCCAAGTCCGGTTTTTGAGTCTTCACTTGAAACATCACCACGATCAGCCTTGTATTCCTTTCCGAGTCCTCCTGGACCGTGCACCTTCAGCCACTCACTCTCCCAGCTTCAGCTCACTCTCCCAGCTTCAGCATCTCCATCTTTGCACATCTCTCCTTCTTCCCAGCCTAAGAACTTACCTAAGTCTCTTTCacctctagcttttttttttcctacaccaCCCCCGACCCCGCctcaatacacacacatactggaATCTACCTTCTGCTATCACCATGTACCTGAAACCACTTCAGTAAATCAGGGATTCTTAACCATCCCACTCTAAATGTGTTTATAATTTATAAGAACTAATTACCAGGCCCTGTACATATCTTAATTCATTCacgcctcaaaaaaaaaaaaaaaaaaaacatgaagataCTATTCTACGtttaacagaggaggaaactgaagctcagaaaggttataTGACCCTGGCTTGCTCAGGAACACAGAGCAATTAAGGAGCAGAACTAGATTGGAATCAAGGTTGGATTACTGTCAAGTGAAATGTTCCTGCCACTCCACTACAAGGCCGCCATTCAGCCCACATTGACCCCTCTTTTCCAAGGGCTCTCAGGGAGACCGAATTGCCAAGCTAGAGACCCTATCAACAACAAAGAAGTCAAACACCTTTTTTGTGAGGGAGGGGACAAGACTTGAGGGCAAACTTCTGCTAGGGGCTAGCCCTTGTCTTAGACCACCTCTCCCCGAACGGTCCATCTTTCTCAGACAGGTGGTGGAGGCTTGGTAGTGAAAGACACCAAGCCAGAAGCAAGGCCTGGGGATGCAGGGCTTCACCCAACCCGTCTCTTCTTAtgcttctcctctctctcctccaccctgGGGAGCATTTTCCTTTCTAGAACTAATGCAAGTGAGTGGAGAGAGGCTGGCTTGAACACAGACCAGAAAGGatgtccatattttatttttagttgcacCAATATCCTGGTGTAGGACCGCCAGCACTTACTACGTCACTGTGAATGGGCTCCCCAGGCACGCAATATGATTGCTGGCAGCTTGCTTCTCTGTAGCTAGAGAAGTTAACATGCAGAGCAATTTAATTGAAAGGTGTCTGCACATTGTATCTACAGTTGCATTGTTGCCACAAGCCGTGACCTTCATAAATGGCTTTGGGAAAGTCACAAGGGAATAACAGAGGTAGttggtgtttttttctcttcctttattaGAGTCTGCTCTGATTTGCTagacaaagttgtgcaaccaccagGAGATGTGCTCTGTGCTCCCACATGCTCCCCAAATGCAAACAAGTAGGTCAACAACCCCAGTGTTGTAATGTTTCAGCCTGAAATCTGCTTGGATTACCCAGCAGGGCCATTTGTCCTTTTGGAATAAGCAAATAGTGCATGGCAGCAGGAATTAGCCAGGCCCCCAGAGCACTGAGTCAGCAGGAAGAGGAGAGCCCGGAGGAAATAGAGGCTGAAGATAGTTAAAATCAGCATCTTAATTGGCTCCCAATTCTTCGTGAAACTCCCAGAGGGAGACTTAAATCATGAAATTAATCACCATCCTTTTTCTTTGCTCCAGGCTGCTACCAAGTTTAACCCAGGATTCCTCGCAAGAAATCGACTGCAACGACCCGGATGTATTTCAAGCTGTGGACACTGCTCTGAAGAAATATAACAGTGGAAACAAAAGTGGCAACCAATTTGTATTGTACCGCATAACTGAGGTCATCAGGACGGTGAGTGAGCTGTGTTTAACCTTGAGGTCATTGGGGGTTTGTGCTGTCACTTGGAGCCCAGGCCTCACGCCACACACGCACCCCAATCACCAAAGAACTGATAATCGAAGGGAAGCTTACAGCTCTTAGAAAAGACCAACACCATTCTCTGGCCTGGGGGTGAAGGGAAAGGTATGACTCCTCCTGGGTGATCAGAGCAGCATATCCTAGGGTGAAATGAAACAAAGGTAGATGGAGAAATTTTAAAGGGACTGTGCAGAGTGGGAGAATCCAGGAACTCGGtcaggctgcagcagcaggaTCTACTGGGTGACCAGTCCTAGACAAAAATATGAAGACCTCCGGACCTCAGGTGGGAAATGGGTTCTTAAAGGGGTACGTCTAACAAGTAtgatatgatctcacttatgtgtggagtCTAAAAGTTcaaactcacagacacagaaagtagaatggcaattgccagggactgggaggtggggaaatggggagacgcTGGTCAAAGGgtgcaaactttcagttatacgATGAATAGGTCCTGAGGATCTAATGTGGAGTGtggtgattatagctaataatactttattgtacacttgaaatttgttgaaagcctagatcttaagtattctcaccacaaaaatataagtatgtgaggtgatgggtgtgttAATTAGCTTGTTTGTGGTAATCATTGCACAATATACATGTGTTTCAGTTCATCCGATTGTAccccttaaatatatacaatttttatttgtcaattatacctcaattaagctAGGGGAAAGGGAAGGTTTGTCTAAGAGGAGTCAGAAATGAGACTAACTTGGTTCAACTGCATTGGACACAATACCTACCATGAAGTCCATATGGCTGAATGCATCAAGGTAACAGCCATGTTCTACTTGATTTTTAGcacttttttaaaatcaatgatcGATGcactcaggatggagacaaaccCTGACAGGGTATGTGACTTCAAGAATTACAAATCTTTTCAATAGTTTGTTTAAGTGAATTTCACTATAAAACATTGTGTTTCTGTGATAGTTAAGCAATTGATTACTTTGGTGGAAAAAAACCCCAGGTATTTGATAtgataaggaaaaaggaaaaagcccagtagatatgtttttgtttgtttgtcttctgAAAGTCTGGCCTTTCTGTTTCACAAATTTGTGCAGTCCTGTGAGTCCTAGTGTTCTCTAGTATGGTTGTAGTCTTTATTGGCAGACATCCATGGCAAAGGTggttttttattctaaaatgtcCGTAGAATCACTCTTTATCTCTACCTTGCTGTGTGGGGACTGCCTGTACCATGACCACTTAGGTTTTATTAAAATCTGAGACCTAGGAGGAACTAGAAGAGTCTATCTTGTCTGATTCCATCATCTCCCAAATGCAAACACTGTGGAGAGAGCACTGCCTGGTGAGTCAGGAGACCTGCCATCCGGAGCTGGCTCTGCCTTTCCAAGGTGGGGAGGCTGCCTAAGGCATACGCCATCTACCTGGGGCCTCCTTTCTCTCACCTGCAAACAGAGAAGATGGACAACATCCCCTCTGAGTCCCTTGCTGTTCTGACACACCAGGACGTTGCATCTGAAGGCTCATCTAAATCAGCACCTTTatactttaaaagtttaatttattatttcacgTCATGCTAtactaaatagaaaacaaaacaatgccaataaaaatactaaaattaccCATAATTATTCCCACTATCCAGAtaactgttactttttttttttaatgaaaaataggcttctggtttgttttctaactgtaaaaataatgtttgttcaaaaaaaatagacaattcaggaatgtttgttgaaagaagaaagtgaaagagaacTGTACTCCCATCACTGAAAGACACACATTTTAACAGCTTTGCTGCGTACTTttccagacttaaaaaaaaaaatttatatatatttacatataaattggTTTCTACAAAAATGGGCTAAAACTATGGATctactttgaaatttaaatatatatatatatttgtaaatagtaTATTATGAACATTCCTccaagtaaatatttataaactttcaatatttttaataaatgtttttgccTTCATTGAATCAAATCAAGATCAAATATAACTGCACCAGATCCCACTCAAATGATTTGCCGTTGGGTCAGTTAGATGAACCGTACGTATCTTTGGTTGCTGTTTTTCAGGATGATCCTGACACGTTTTATTCCTTCAAGTACCAAATCAAGGAGGGCAACTGTCCTGTTCAAAGTGACAAAACCTGGCAGGATTGTGACTACAATGACTCTGCACAAGCTGTGAGTGTGTTGACAGTTTCCGAGCCTCCAGTTTTCTCGGCCAAGTTTACCAAGGCCTGTCTTAACCTAACGCCTACCCTGCCCTGGCACAGCACAGCTTCTTGCTGGGCCGTAATTGAGGGAGAAGCAAGCCACTCTCCTCCCAGTCCAGGGAGCCACCTCTTCAATGTCAAAACCCTGGCTTCCTGTATGCAGTTtgaacactgaaattgaaaggtAAATCAAGAGGACAGTTTAGCAGGCTGGTTCTCAGGCACTGTGTGCATCTTGATGAAATAGAAATATCTCTGGGGCTCAAAACaaagattcagggcttccctggtggtgcagtggttgagagtccgcctgccgatgcagggttcacgggttcgtgccccggtccgcgaagatcccacatgccgcggagcggctggcccgtgagccatggccgctgagcctgcgcgtccggagcctgtgctccgcaacgggagaggccacaacagtgagaggccccccgtacagcaaaaacaaacaacacaaaggTTCATACTCTAAAACCTCGCCATTTAAACTGCCTTTCCTCCAATATTTCACGAATATCAGTGGCTTGCATAAAATAATGATTAGGCTGCAAAACATTCATTCTTGTGTCTCAAAACTCtgctagaaaacataaaaaatctTGAcaaggttgttttttgtttgttttgttttgcggtacgcgggcctctcactgctgtggcctctcccgttgcgcagcacaggctctggacgcgcaggctcagcggccatggctcacgggcccagccgctccggagaatgtgggatcctcccggactggggcacgaacccacgtcccctgcaccggcaggcggactctcaaccactgtgccaccagggaagcccttgacaagGTTTTATAAAGGAAAGCCGTATTTAGCAATAGTACTAGGTGGCTTTCATCTGAAAGATTaagataaatctttttttttaatccttttttcttcttcttcttaggCTACAGGGGAATGCACAGCGACGGTGGCAAAGAGGGGGAATATGAAGTTCTCCGTGGCTACCCAGACCTGCCAGATTACTCCAGGTAGCTGCTGTGCCTGGTGGTGCTGCCCTGGGGAAAAATGAACCTCTTCTGTGTGACACCAAAGACCCCTCTTTCCCGGAGAGCAGCAGTGGCAATACCACTTGCAGCTTTGCGGGGGCGCTGGAGGGGGTGGAGC contains:
- the HRG gene encoding LOW QUALITY PROTEIN: histidine-rich glycoprotein (The sequence of the model RefSeq protein was modified relative to this genomic sequence to represent the inferred CDS: inserted 1 base in 1 codon; deleted 1 base in 1 codon; substituted 2 bases at 2 genomic stop codons), which gives rise to MGEGFLCVLKGEEDLNRMVACVMAFQENASHTTSMWYLVLDVKESDCSVLSRKHWADGEPSVSIRPSEIVIGQCKVIAITLLDGSQNLRVNDFNCTTSSVSSALVNTKDSPVLSNFFADTELYRKQADKALEKYKKENGDFASFRVDKVKRVARVRGGERTNYYLDFSVRNCSSHHFPRHSHIFGFCRADLSYDVEDSDLETPKDIVINCEVFNLKEHTNISGVKHRLGHALQPGEHSPAGRTPFKPNGSRDHHNPHESHNFRCPPPLEDKNYSDSPPFXVGVPLPLPRPGSRCHHPHFDTSGTHGPPHDHSSGECYPHTHRPHSHHPHGHHPHGHDFYDHGPCDPPPHSQGPQDHHRRGHGPPPRHSEERGPGKGXFHWRQIEYVHXLPPLKKGEVLPLPEANFPSFSLPNHNNPLQPEIQAFPQSASESCPGEFKNEFLQISKFFCIYRESNSDGGGILLFLRAFVMVQEFRFLIDPPRVINFKPAWSQLV